One Alphaproteobacteria bacterium genomic window carries:
- the ftsZ gene encoding cell division protein FtsZ yields MTLKLSIPNTKNTKELKPKITVVGVGGAGGNAVNNMIRSHLEGVEFIVCNTDAQALTQSLCERRIQLGTNVTQGLGAGARPDIGRAAAEEVLDEIVDQLRDSHMVFIAAGMGGGTGTGAAPVIARATREQGILTVGVVTKPFHFEGLHRMRLAESGMKELHQFVDTLIMIPNQNLFRIANDKTTFADAFHLADQVLHSAVRGVTDLMVMPGLINLDFADIRSVMTEMGKAMMGTGEAEGEDRATAAAEAAISNPLLDDVSMKGAKGVLINITGGSDMTLFEVDEAANRIRDEVDPDANIIFGSTFDQELTGKMRISVVATGIDNQTESKINPSNPPNTFIKKGTKNLKEKTSYNDKGIQNSIKNTSNLPELSFDMDEDDQTLLSKQEKNIALEAEPENFEKNEDISLKSNAKPTQTKQVHDKQRRNPSLFARVTGVAAWNKPFQQSPAVTEEPKSSYKAPKNTAPTRSNVRHNSSTAVQVKLAGLEPFEQSSAQRQDEELLEIPAFLRRQAN; encoded by the coding sequence ATGACTTTAAAATTATCAATACCTAATACAAAAAATACTAAAGAACTTAAACCAAAAATTACTGTTGTTGGCGTTGGGGGTGCTGGTGGCAATGCTGTGAACAATATGATACGCTCACATTTAGAAGGGGTAGAATTTATTGTTTGCAATACAGATGCACAAGCATTAACCCAATCACTATGTGAACGTCGCATACAATTAGGGACAAATGTTACCCAAGGATTAGGTGCAGGCGCAAGACCAGACATTGGGCGCGCTGCTGCAGAGGAAGTTCTTGATGAAATAGTTGACCAATTAAGAGATAGTCATATGGTTTTTATTGCAGCCGGTATGGGTGGTGGAACAGGTACAGGTGCCGCACCCGTCATAGCAAGAGCAACAAGAGAACAGGGAATATTAACTGTTGGTGTTGTTACAAAGCCTTTTCACTTTGAAGGATTACATCGAATGAGATTAGCTGAGAGTGGGATGAAAGAACTTCATCAATTTGTCGACACGCTTATTATGATTCCTAATCAAAATCTTTTTAGGATTGCTAATGATAAAACAACTTTTGCTGATGCATTTCATCTAGCTGATCAAGTTTTACATTCAGCAGTTCGGGGTGTCACTGATTTAATGGTTATGCCCGGGTTGATAAACCTTGATTTTGCTGACATACGTTCTGTTATGACCGAAATGGGTAAAGCTATGATGGGTACAGGTGAAGCTGAGGGAGAAGATCGTGCAACAGCCGCAGCAGAAGCTGCTATATCAAATCCCTTACTTGATGATGTATCCATGAAAGGCGCTAAAGGTGTTCTTATCAACATTACAGGTGGATCAGATATGACTTTATTTGAAGTAGACGAAGCAGCAAATCGCATTCGTGATGAAGTAGACCCTGATGCAAATATTATTTTTGGGTCAACTTTTGATCAAGAACTTACCGGAAAAATGAGAATCTCTGTTGTTGCCACAGGAATTGATAACCAAACGGAATCCAAAATCAACCCTTCAAATCCACCTAATACATTCATAAAAAAAGGTACTAAAAATTTGAAGGAAAAAACATCTTATAACGATAAAGGTATTCAAAATAGTATAAAAAATACCTCTAATCTTCCTGAATTATCATTTGATATGGATGAAGACGATCAAACTTTATTATCAAAACAAGAGAAAAATATCGCTTTAGAGGCAGAACCAGAAAATTTTGAAAAAAACGAAGATATATCTTTAAAATCTAATGCAAAACCAACCCAAACAAAACAGGTTCATGATAAACAACGCCGTAACCCAAGCTTATTTGCACGTGTAACAGGTGTTGCTGCATGGAATAAGCCATTTCAACAATCACCTGCTGTTACTGAAGAACCAAAATCATCTTATAAAGCCCCTAAAAATACTGCACCAACACGTTCTAATGTTCGGCATAATTCTTCAACAGCTGTTCAAGTAAAATTGGCAGGATTAGAGCCTTTTGAACAATCTTCTGCACAACGACAAGATGAAGAATTGTTAGAGATTCCTGCTTTCTTAAGAAGACAAGCTAACTAA
- the ftsA gene encoding cell division protein FtsA, translating to MTRNRHIQYKQPFAALDIGTSKVCCFIARATDDAQLKILGVGQQMSRGLRSGNIIDMEATEAAILNAVHDAEKMANETIRDIIVSISTGQPTSLTTEIEIPLLGEEVTSQDIKRTLAFEDYHFKQNDDRWLIHAIPISYNLDGHKGIKDPKGMFGKKLAVDVHTISANSTAVKNLTQCVSRCHLNIKSLIISSYAAGLASLVDDEMDLGVTVIDMGGGTTKLSVFFDGNIIYTDQIPIGGNHVTNDIARGLSTPLVYAERLKTLYGSCISSLIDEQEIIDIPLIGEEDSEQINQISRSILVGIIQPRLEETFELVRSRLELSGFNKIAGRRVVLTGGASQLTGARELASIVLDKKVRVGRPLRLVGLADSMSGPAFSTCAGLLIHAMEENKNLSWYKNYNFKQKDTNLLNRLSHWLWSFL from the coding sequence ATGACAAGAAATCGGCATATACAATATAAACAACCTTTTGCAGCTTTAGATATTGGTACAAGTAAAGTTTGCTGTTTTATTGCCCGGGCAACTGATGATGCTCAATTAAAAATATTGGGGGTTGGGCAGCAAATGTCCCGTGGGTTACGATCTGGTAACATTATTGATATGGAAGCAACAGAAGCTGCAATATTAAATGCTGTCCACGATGCAGAAAAAATGGCTAATGAAACAATCAGAGACATTATTGTAAGCATATCAACAGGCCAACCCACATCATTAACAACAGAAATAGAAATTCCATTACTTGGTGAAGAAGTAACTTCCCAAGATATAAAACGTACTTTAGCTTTTGAAGATTATCATTTTAAACAAAATGATGATCGTTGGCTTATTCATGCTATACCTATTAGCTATAATTTAGATGGACACAAAGGTATTAAAGACCCCAAAGGTATGTTTGGGAAGAAATTAGCTGTCGATGTACATACTATTTCTGCAAATTCTACCGCAGTAAAAAATCTAACCCAATGTGTATCTAGGTGTCATCTTAATATAAAATCTTTAATCATTTCATCTTATGCCGCAGGCTTAGCTTCACTTGTAGATGACGAAATGGATTTAGGCGTTACTGTAATTGATATGGGAGGTGGTACAACAAAACTTTCTGTCTTTTTTGATGGTAATATCATATATACAGATCAAATTCCTATTGGTGGCAATCATGTTACGAATGATATTGCGAGAGGACTTTCAACACCTCTTGTATACGCTGAACGACTTAAAACTTTATATGGAAGCTGTATTTCTTCTCTTATTGATGAACAAGAAATTATTGATATCCCTTTAATTGGTGAAGAAGATTCCGAACAAATAAATCAAATTTCAAGATCAATTCTCGTTGGTATCATTCAACCAAGACTTGAAGAGACTTTTGAACTTGTAAGATCACGATTAGAATTAAGTGGTTTCAATAAAATTGCTGGTAGACGAGTGGTATTAACTGGTGGGGCAAGTCAACTAACAGGGGCACGAGAATTAGCATCCATCGTACTTGATAAAAAAGTACGTGTAGGACGCCCTTTGCGTCTTGTTGGGTTAGCGGATTCTATGTCTGGCCCAGCTTTTTCTACTTGTGCTGGATTGTTAATTCATGCCATGGAAGAAAATAAGAATTTATCTTGGTATAAAAATTATAATTTTAAACAAAAAGATACAAATTTACTTAACCGTCTAAGCCATTGGTTATGGAGTTTTCTATGA
- a CDS encoding FtsQ-type POTRA domain-containing protein, translated as MRQLNLAKPSWTVGQLERRHQGITHQAINKYALYHSYFRLLYPLLSPIYKVGKILLAILLIWGIVLFIQSSWVQSYSNTYLNKIINISQKLGFTLDNILVEGRQRITISAILNSVVASKGDALLTLPINQIQENLHKNPWVKNINVIRKLPNTLLINITEYQPTALWQKDNDFYLISEEGTIITKTSIDNYKNLTIIKGDQAPIKFNDLKNALSTQKNLGHTIKYAEFINDRRWDIYLDNNVLIKLPEDNFNKGWQTLLELQEQSSLLNKNVQMLDLRLIDYPLIRFNNKATALINLLNSRASESKS; from the coding sequence ATGCGACAACTAAATCTTGCCAAACCATCTTGGACCGTTGGTCAATTAGAACGACGCCATCAAGGTATTACGCATCAAGCTATTAACAAATATGCTTTATACCATTCTTATTTTAGACTTTTATACCCTTTATTATCTCCTATATATAAAGTTGGTAAAATTTTACTCGCAATTCTATTAATATGGGGAATAGTTTTATTTATTCAATCTTCGTGGGTCCAGTCATATTCAAATACTTATTTAAATAAAATCATTAACATAAGCCAAAAGTTGGGATTTACCCTTGATAATATCTTAGTCGAGGGACGCCAACGAATTACCATCTCAGCTATTCTTAATAGTGTTGTTGCCAGTAAAGGTGATGCACTTTTAACTTTACCAATTAATCAAATCCAAGAAAATCTACATAAAAACCCTTGGGTAAAAAATATTAATGTTATTAGAAAATTACCTAACACTTTATTAATTAATATTACTGAATATCAGCCAACTGCTTTATGGCAAAAAGATAATGATTTTTACTTAATTAGTGAAGAAGGTACAATCATAACAAAAACTTCTATTGATAATTATAAAAATTTAACAATTATCAAAGGTGATCAAGCACCTATCAAATTTAATGATTTGAAAAATGCGCTATCAACTCAGAAAAATTTGGGACATACTATAAAATATGCAGAATTTATCAATGACAGACGATGGGACATATACCTTGATAATAATGTTCTTATCAAATTACCCGAAGATAATTTTAATAAAGGATGGCAAACATTATTAGAGCTCCAAGAACAATCTTCACTTTTAAATAAAAATGTTCAAATGCTTGATTTAAGATTAATTGATTATCCGCTTATTCGTTTTAACAACAAAGCAACTGCACTTATTAATTTACTAAATTCAAGAGCTAGCGAAAGTAAAAGTTAA
- a CDS encoding D-alanine--D-alanine ligase: protein MNKKNKNILVIMGGLSNEREVSLVTGLACQKALEEAGYQVRSFDFKHNIKDFLSVLDPKPDVIFNALHGRFGEDGTIQALLNLLAIPYTHSGLLASSMAMNKDISRRIFHSIGLRIPEGKVYSRKELLHPKEIMPRPYVIKPINEGSSVGVKIFKQGDNKMPFDEGSLPDGDELLVERFIPGRELTVTILGNEALAVTELKPKRGFYDYEAKYSEGITEHQIPALIPKDVELLAKDWALKAHYALGCRGVTRSDLRYDDSKNSTDGLYILEINTQPGMTPLSLAPEQASYKGINFAQLVSWMVENAQCDN, encoded by the coding sequence ATGAATAAAAAAAATAAAAATATTCTAGTGATTATGGGTGGTCTTTCCAATGAAAGAGAAGTATCATTGGTTACAGGACTTGCGTGCCAAAAGGCACTTGAAGAAGCTGGATATCAAGTTCGTAGTTTTGATTTCAAACACAATATAAAAGACTTTTTGTCTGTTTTAGATCCCAAACCAGATGTAATTTTTAATGCTCTTCATGGAAGATTTGGAGAAGATGGTACAATCCAAGCGCTTTTAAATTTACTTGCCATTCCCTATACACATTCAGGTCTTTTAGCATCATCAATGGCCATGAATAAAGATATATCGCGCAGAATTTTTCATTCTATCGGATTACGTATTCCTGAAGGAAAAGTTTATAGTCGAAAAGAATTATTACATCCTAAAGAAATTATGCCAAGACCTTATGTCATTAAACCTATTAATGAAGGTTCAAGTGTTGGCGTAAAAATTTTCAAACAAGGGGATAATAAAATGCCTTTTGACGAAGGATCATTACCAGATGGTGATGAACTTTTAGTTGAACGTTTTATACCTGGACGAGAACTTACGGTAACAATTTTGGGAAATGAAGCTCTTGCTGTTACGGAATTAAAACCTAAAAGAGGTTTTTATGATTATGAAGCTAAATATAGTGAAGGCATTACAGAACACCAAATTCCTGCCCTTATACCCAAAGATGTTGAATTATTAGCTAAAGACTGGGCTTTAAAAGCTCATTATGCTTTGGGATGCCGAGGTGTTACAAGATCTGATCTACGTTATGATGATAGTAAAAATTCAACCGATGGGCTTTATATTTTAGAAATTAATACCCAGCCTGGCATGACACCTTTATCACTTGCACCGGAGCAAGCTTCTTACAAAGGAATAAATTTTGCACAACTCGTTTCTTGGATGGTGGAGAACGCTCAATGCGACAACTAA
- the murB gene encoding UDP-N-acetylmuramate dehydrogenase: MISSSQTLTDIEKLPPVRGKLLKNAPLSDLTWFRVGGAAEILFKPEDEQDLIHFLNYKPKNLPITVIGATSNLLIRDGGINGVVIKLGKNFAQMIYEENTIIVGAACLDVSVSRFALDHSLAGLEFLSGIPGTIGGGLRMNAGAYGKEFSDIVSKAKAIDLNGHIHHLTLSDMGFKYRHCSIDKSFIFLNAQLKGYEDTSINIAQRMQEIQEKRIGTQPIRARTGGSTFANPDPNLSHGKKAWQLIDEAGCRGLRKGDAMVSEMHCNFLINNGAATAADIEELGEEVRQRVFDKSGIMLRWEIQILGNKIL, translated from the coding sequence ATGATATCATCTTCTCAAACACTTACTGATATTGAAAAATTGCCGCCGGTTAGGGGTAAATTGCTTAAAAATGCACCTTTATCTGATCTAACCTGGTTTCGTGTAGGCGGAGCTGCAGAAATATTATTTAAACCCGAGGATGAGCAAGACTTAATCCATTTTTTAAATTATAAACCTAAAAATTTACCGATCACTGTTATTGGAGCAACATCAAATTTATTAATTCGTGATGGTGGGATTAATGGCGTTGTCATTAAATTAGGAAAAAATTTTGCCCAAATGATATACGAAGAAAATACAATAATTGTTGGCGCGGCTTGTCTTGACGTTAGTGTATCCCGTTTTGCTTTAGATCATTCGCTTGCTGGATTGGAATTTCTATCTGGTATTCCAGGAACAATTGGTGGTGGGTTACGTATGAATGCTGGTGCTTATGGAAAAGAATTTTCTGACATTGTTTCAAAAGCCAAAGCAATAGATTTAAATGGACATATTCATCATCTAACTTTAAGTGACATGGGATTTAAATATAGACATTGTAGCATAGATAAAAGTTTTATTTTTCTTAATGCTCAACTTAAAGGATATGAAGATACATCTATTAATATTGCACAAAGAATGCAAGAAATTCAGGAAAAAAGAATTGGCACTCAACCAATTAGAGCTAGAACCGGCGGAAGTACTTTTGCCAATCCAGATCCTAATTTAAGTCATGGTAAAAAAGCATGGCAACTTATTGATGAAGCTGGGTGTCGAGGATTACGAAAAGGTGATGCGATGGTTTCTGAAATGCATTGTAATTTTCTTATTAATAATGGTGCAGCTACCGCAGCTGATATTGAAGAATTAGGGGAAGAAGTACGTCAAAGAGTTTTTGATAAATCAGGAATTATGTTACGTTGGGAAATTCAAATTTTAGGAAATAAAATTTTATGA
- the murC gene encoding UDP-N-acetylmuramate--L-alanine ligase: MKTFPQDIGSLHFIGIGGIGMSGIAEILHNLGYRVQGSDLAENYNVRRLQQLGIPIMLGHKSDNIKGAKVVVISSAVKSDNPEFVAARDNFIPIVKRAEMLAELMRLKWSIAVAGTHGKTTTTSLVASLLDAGHLDPTVVNGGIINNYGTNARLGKGEWIVVEADESDGTFVKLPATIAVVTNIDPEHLDHYGSIELMHKAFENFITNIPFYGCATLCTDHPIVQTMIPKVQGKRIITYGMNSQADIRAIDIETKSNGSIFDVIFADHLKNGGKRLKKLHLPMIGMHNVQNALAAIAIANELDIKEESIYEGLSKFGGVKRRFTKTGEINGITIIDDYGHHPVEISAVLRAAKTAADGRVIAVVQPHRYTRLKDLFEEFCTCFNDADHVIVADIYAAGEQPIPNINRDYLIEGLRAHGLRHVDALNSPEALAPLINQLAQKGDMVVCLGAGSITNWAYALPDQLKILYNSSKKN, from the coding sequence ATGAAAACATTTCCACAAGATATTGGATCACTTCATTTTATAGGTATTGGTGGTATTGGGATGAGTGGTATTGCAGAAATACTTCATAATCTTGGATACCGTGTTCAAGGAAGTGATTTGGCTGAAAATTACAATGTAAGGCGTCTCCAACAATTGGGCATTCCTATTATGTTAGGACACAAAAGTGATAATATTAAAGGTGCTAAGGTCGTTGTTATTTCTTCTGCAGTTAAATCTGATAACCCAGAATTTGTTGCAGCAAGGGATAATTTTATTCCCATCGTTAAAAGAGCAGAAATGCTTGCTGAACTTATGCGCCTTAAATGGTCAATTGCTGTTGCAGGCACACATGGAAAAACGACAACCACTTCTTTAGTTGCATCCCTACTTGATGCCGGCCATCTTGATCCTACTGTCGTCAATGGCGGAATTATTAATAATTACGGAACCAACGCTAGATTAGGTAAAGGCGAATGGATTGTTGTCGAAGCCGATGAATCAGATGGCACATTTGTTAAATTGCCAGCCACAATCGCAGTTGTTACCAACATCGATCCAGAACATCTTGACCATTATGGGTCAATTGAATTAATGCATAAAGCTTTTGAAAATTTTATTACCAACATACCATTTTATGGCTGTGCAACATTATGTACCGACCATCCTATCGTTCAAACTATGATCCCTAAAGTTCAAGGTAAACGTATTATTACCTATGGTATGAATTCTCAAGCTGATATTAGAGCAATTGATATTGAAACAAAATCAAATGGATCTATTTTTGATGTTATTTTTGCAGATCATCTAAAAAATGGTGGCAAAAGATTAAAAAAATTACATCTCCCCATGATTGGTATGCACAACGTCCAAAATGCATTAGCGGCTATCGCTATTGCTAATGAATTGGATATTAAAGAAGAAAGTATTTATGAAGGGTTAAGCAAATTTGGTGGCGTTAAAAGAAGATTTACAAAAACAGGGGAAATCAATGGTATTACAATTATTGATGATTACGGACATCACCCGGTCGAAATTTCTGCTGTTTTAAGAGCTGCTAAAACAGCCGCAGATGGACGAGTTATTGCCGTGGTACAACCCCACCGTTATACACGTTTAAAAGATTTATTTGAAGAGTTTTGTACATGTTTTAATGACGCAGATCACGTTATTGTTGCAGATATTTATGCTGCTGGCGAGCAACCTATACCTAATATAAACCGTGATTATTTAATTGAAGGATTACGTGCACATGGACTACGTCACGTTGATGCTTTAAATAGTCCGGAAGCTTTAGCACCTCTTATTAACCAATTAGCACAAAAAGGCGATATGGTCGTTTGTTTAGGTGCAGGATCAATTACGAACTGGGCCTATGCTTTGCCTGATCAATTAAAAATTTTATACAATTCAAGTAAGAAGAATTAA
- the murG gene encoding undecaprenyldiphospho-muramoylpentapeptide beta-N-acetylglucosaminyltransferase, which yields MPVEQAKYNIVIAAGGTGGHMYPAEALAKSLLDKNFNVNLITDQRGKAFSDKLPQVHIYKISAGGIAGINLWRKIKSLLLLVQGYWEARYLLKKISPAVVIGFGGYASIPTVLAATHLKISTLIHEQNAVLGRANRVLANKVDIIALSLKETKKIGGKNTNKTVLVGNPVRMEFVRPTFSYNFNNEVINILVTGGSQGTRSFSKLIPMAIDLLPKDIKQRIKITQQCRSEDIETTKQHYKDLNIDATLAPFFYNIADHLEKSHLIICRAGASSVTEIISMGRPSILIPYPYAIDDHQTANAQALCIHDAAWIMPEKELTPQKLSDHLHYLFLHPELLEKTAYQAWSLAKPEAVQSIIHLIEQKINSSLNIESTT from the coding sequence ATGCCCGTAGAACAAGCAAAATATAACATTGTTATTGCTGCAGGTGGTACGGGTGGTCATATGTATCCAGCTGAAGCTTTAGCAAAAAGTCTCTTAGATAAAAATTTTAATGTTAATCTCATTACCGATCAAAGAGGTAAAGCATTTAGTGATAAATTACCCCAGGTACATATTTACAAAATTAGCGCTGGGGGTATCGCTGGAATTAATTTGTGGCGAAAAATAAAATCACTTTTACTTCTTGTTCAAGGATATTGGGAAGCACGTTATTTATTGAAAAAAATATCCCCTGCTGTTGTCATTGGATTTGGTGGGTATGCATCAATTCCAACAGTATTAGCTGCAACACATTTAAAAATTTCAACACTTATTCATGAACAAAATGCTGTGTTAGGCCGAGCCAATCGCGTTCTAGCCAATAAGGTTGATATTATTGCTTTATCTTTGAAAGAGACCAAAAAAATTGGCGGAAAAAATACAAATAAAACAGTACTTGTAGGTAATCCAGTACGCATGGAATTTGTCCGGCCCACATTTTCTTATAATTTTAACAATGAAGTAATTAATATTTTGGTCACTGGTGGGAGTCAAGGCACACGGTCCTTTTCTAAACTTATACCTATGGCTATCGATTTGCTTCCCAAAGATATAAAACAAAGAATAAAAATAACACAGCAATGTCGATCTGAAGATATAGAAACGACAAAACAACATTATAAAGATTTAAATATAGATGCCACTCTTGCACCATTTTTTTATAATATTGCGGATCACCTTGAAAAAAGTCACTTGATCATTTGCCGTGCCGGTGCATCATCTGTTACAGAAATTATATCGATGGGTAGGCCTTCTATTCTCATCCCTTACCCTTATGCTATCGATGATCATCAAACAGCAAATGCGCAGGCTTTATGTATCCACGATGCCGCATGGATTATGCCAGAAAAAGAACTGACACCCCAAAAATTATCCGATCATTTACACTATCTTTTTTTACATCCAGAATTGTTAGAAAAAACTGCATATCAAGCTTGGTCTCTTGCTAAACCAGAAGCGGTACAATCAATTATTCATTTAATAGAACAAAAAATAAATTCATCCCTTAATATTGAAAGCACGACATGA
- a CDS encoding putative lipid II flippase FtsW translates to MSRFDRTDRSILGRWWWTVDHWTMLAVIILISFGVVLALAVSPATGARIGVDGFYLAKHQVSILPLAFALVFVISLLTPRQICYLGCVIFFIALILTFSTLIIGAEIKGAKRWLNILGNSIQPSEFLKPSLAIITSYLLTKQNHKGLESGWMTHHIISVTFYGLILFILLCQPDLGMSFVISVIWFSQIFLAGLPLRWAGILGGLGIVLLFVSYLTFPHVTVRINGFLNPGSADTYQVDRSLEAFSVGGLYGLGPGEGIIKKHLPDAHADFIFAVAGEELGLLACLLIVGIFFFIMLKSISRLLKENNLFVLLAGTGLVVNFILQAIINMASALHLIPTKGMTLPFISYGGSSLLATSLGMGMLLALTRRRASSGAI, encoded by the coding sequence ATGAGCCGTTTTGATCGCACTGATCGTAGTATTTTAGGTCGTTGGTGGTGGACAGTGGACCATTGGACAATGTTAGCTGTTATTATTTTAATTAGTTTTGGTGTTGTTTTGGCTTTAGCCGTAAGTCCCGCAACAGGTGCGCGTATTGGTGTAGATGGATTTTATTTGGCTAAACATCAGGTCAGTATTTTACCTTTAGCTTTTGCTTTAGTTTTTGTTATTTCGCTATTAACCCCTCGTCAGATCTGTTATTTAGGGTGTGTTATCTTTTTTATTGCCTTGATCTTAACATTCTCAACATTAATTATTGGTGCAGAGATTAAAGGTGCCAAAAGATGGCTTAATATATTAGGCAATTCCATTCAACCTTCTGAATTTCTAAAACCCAGCCTTGCCATTATTACAAGTTATCTTTTAACAAAGCAAAATCATAAGGGTTTAGAAAGTGGTTGGATGACCCATCATATCATTTCTGTAACTTTTTATGGATTGATCCTATTTATTTTATTATGTCAACCTGATTTAGGGATGAGTTTTGTTATTTCTGTTATTTGGTTTTCACAAATTTTTCTAGCAGGACTACCTTTAAGATGGGCTGGCATCCTTGGCGGATTAGGTATTGTCTTACTCTTTGTTTCATATCTGACTTTTCCGCATGTCACTGTACGTATTAATGGGTTTCTTAATCCGGGTTCTGCTGATACATATCAGGTTGATCGCTCCTTAGAAGCGTTTTCTGTTGGTGGATTATATGGCTTAGGACCAGGAGAGGGTATTATAAAAAAACATCTTCCTGATGCGCATGCAGATTTTATTTTTGCAGTTGCTGGTGAAGAATTAGGATTACTTGCATGTCTGTTAATTGTCGGTATTTTCTTTTTTATTATGTTAAAATCTATTTCAAGACTTTTAAAAGAAAATAATCTTTTTGTTCTTTTAGCTGGAACTGGTTTAGTTGTTAATTTTATTTTACAAGCCATCATTAATATGGCATCTGCGCTTCATCTTATCCCTACAAAAGGTATGACGTTACCTTTTATCAGTTATGGCGGATCATCTTTATTAGCAACTTCTCTTGGTATGGGTATGCTTTTAGCCCTTACCAGAAGACGTGCTTCATCTGGAGCTATATAA
- the murD gene encoding UDP-N-acetylmuramoyl-L-alanine--D-glutamate ligase, whose protein sequence is MINIQTYKNKHIAILGLGKTGLSAAQALHKSGAIIYTWDDHQGKRDEAKKQNIPLVNLYEVNWKNIDTLLLSPGIPHTYPFPHPLTKVAQDNHVQIICDIELLIQNQPHATYIAITGTNGKSTTTALIGHILKYAGLKVAVGGNIGHPVLDLPALEEDGFYVLELSSYQLELIKTLKFNIAILLNITPDHLERHGNMEGYIAAKKRIFSGQHHNDFAIIGLDDAFCTKIYAQLQHDSQQKLLAISNINNPTCDVFVDDGMLIHKVSNNRKPILNLKELSRLPGQHNWQNIAAAYSTCIPLGLSTKQICDGIKSFPGLPHRQELITTIDHVRFINDSKATNADATAKALCCYNNIYWIVGGKPKETGLQGLDVYYPNILHAFLIGEAEEDFSKVLEGKLPFTLCHTLDHAVNFASKMAFKEKSDINILLSPACASFDQFANFEERGDIFRQLVLNLQKEHTR, encoded by the coding sequence ATGATCAATATTCAAACATACAAAAATAAACATATTGCAATTTTAGGTTTGGGTAAAACTGGCCTTTCAGCTGCCCAGGCTTTACATAAAAGTGGGGCAATAATTTATACATGGGATGATCATCAAGGAAAAAGAGATGAAGCAAAAAAACAAAATATTCCCCTTGTTAATCTTTATGAAGTGAATTGGAAAAACATTGATACGTTACTTTTAAGTCCTGGCATTCCTCATACCTATCCGTTCCCTCATCCACTCACAAAAGTGGCACAAGACAATCATGTTCAAATCATTTGTGACATCGAATTGCTTATACAAAATCAGCCGCACGCAACATATATCGCAATTACGGGGACGAATGGAAAATCAACAACAACAGCACTTATAGGCCATATATTAAAATATGCAGGTTTAAAAGTTGCAGTTGGTGGAAATATTGGCCATCCTGTACTTGATCTTCCAGCGTTAGAAGAGGATGGTTTTTATGTATTAGAACTTTCTTCATATCAATTAGAATTAATTAAAACACTAAAATTCAATATTGCCATTCTTTTAAATATTACCCCAGATCATCTTGAACGACATGGGAATATGGAAGGTTATATTGCAGCAAAAAAAAGAATTTTTTCTGGGCAGCATCATAATGATTTTGCCATTATTGGATTGGATGATGCTTTTTGTACAAAAATCTATGCCCAATTACAACATGACAGCCAACAAAAATTATTAGCTATCTCAAATATAAATAACCCAACTTGTGATGTATTTGTTGATGATGGTATGCTTATCCATAAGGTATCAAATAACAGAAAGCCTATTCTTAATCTTAAGGAATTATCAAGATTGCCTGGCCAACATAATTGGCAAAATATAGCTGCTGCCTATAGCACATGTATACCTCTTGGCCTTTCTACAAAACAAATTTGCGACGGGATAAAAAGTTTTCCTGGATTACCCCATAGGCAAGAATTGATTACGACAATAGATCATGTACGGTTTATTAATGATAGTAAAGCAACTAACGCTGATGCCACTGCTAAAGCTTTATGTTGTTACAACAATATATATTGGATCGTTGGTGGTAAACCCAAAGAAACAGGTCTCCAAGGATTGGATGTTTACTATCCTAATATTTTACATGCTTTTTTGATTGGTGAAGCTGAAGAAGATTTTTCCAAAGTACTGGAAGGAAAACTTCCTTTTACTTTATGCCATACTTTAGATCATGCCGTAAATTTTGCATCTAAAATGGCATTCAAAGAAAAATCTGATATTAATATTCTTTTATCACCAGCATGTGCTTCCTTTGATCAATTTGCAAATTTTGAAGAACGTGGGGATATTTTTCGCCAATTAGTTTTAAATTTACAAAAGGAACATACACGATGA